In Corallococcus caeni, the following are encoded in one genomic region:
- the mbhE gene encoding hydrogen gas-evolving membrane-bound hydrogenase subunit E, with protein sequence MPLLLPILLALACAPLAYVAGRWRPGAAAWMGAAGALAALGALVHEWTTQAPARLVLPWAPTWGLSLEFTRDGLSGLYAALALGIGALVVLYSRAYMPHHLAEEGRPARDEVRFQGLMLAFMAAMVLLVTVDDLLLLFVALDLTTIISYLLIGFDREDPESRAAALLSLVLTGATSVVFFAGAMALGLQYGTFSLPLVIERAAHSPASTGALVCLAVGALGKSAQVPFHFWLPRAMAAPTPVSSYLHSAAMVAAGVFLLQRLYPLFAPATEVRDGLLAIGFLSMGMGSLMALVADPFKRVLAYSTIAQYGYALVLVALGSEGAPLYVAIHAPCKAALFLTAGAVTQVTGKKKLSEVSGLRHSLPVLAAASAVAAAGLSALPLTVGFFKDEVFFHALARRGPAFMAAGLVGAGLTLAYTLRLWWGLFGGPRQDAPAAPRLLVAPVVVLAAVILLGGLVPGLLVEPARAAAEAMRGEPSTLELAYHLDARAENLLAVGAWALGALLFATRHAWTRALSRGLAAGSRVGAERGYRLLLHQLDRLSTWLHEKEVRDLRDRVASVLVPTGLLGLAVLGVTPLRDRFKVGPVGWADVTLVMALAFASAAALATLRAKGHLRLVLLISCVGFSLAMVFAFAAAPDVALTSVLVETTFTLLFAGLLALLPRARLERAQHEAQNPRGRDRLAAAVAGASAFLLSWSALSHLHADRVGARTVQLAEAAHSPNVVAAVLTDFRGLDTVGEMSVVVAALLGVTSLLRLKGRR encoded by the coding sequence ATGCCCCTCCTCCTGCCCATCCTCCTGGCCCTGGCGTGCGCGCCGCTCGCGTACGTCGCGGGCCGGTGGCGTCCGGGCGCGGCCGCCTGGATGGGCGCGGCGGGGGCGCTCGCCGCGCTGGGGGCGCTGGTCCATGAGTGGACGACGCAGGCGCCCGCGCGCCTCGTGCTCCCCTGGGCTCCCACGTGGGGCCTGTCGCTGGAGTTCACGCGCGACGGCCTGTCCGGCCTCTATGCCGCGCTGGCGCTCGGCATCGGCGCGCTCGTGGTCCTGTACTCGCGCGCGTACATGCCGCACCACCTGGCGGAGGAGGGCCGGCCCGCGCGCGACGAGGTGCGCTTCCAGGGGCTGATGCTCGCGTTCATGGCCGCCATGGTGCTGCTCGTCACCGTGGATGACCTGCTGCTGCTGTTCGTGGCGCTGGACCTCACCACCATCATCTCGTACCTGCTCATCGGCTTCGACCGCGAGGACCCCGAGTCGCGCGCCGCCGCGCTCCTGTCCCTGGTGCTCACCGGCGCCACCTCCGTCGTCTTCTTCGCGGGCGCCATGGCGCTGGGGCTCCAGTACGGCACCTTCTCCCTGCCGCTCGTCATCGAGCGCGCCGCGCACAGCCCCGCGTCCACCGGCGCGCTGGTGTGCCTGGCCGTGGGCGCGCTGGGCAAGAGCGCGCAGGTGCCGTTCCACTTCTGGCTCCCGCGCGCCATGGCCGCGCCCACGCCCGTGTCGTCGTACCTGCACTCGGCCGCGATGGTCGCCGCGGGCGTCTTCCTCCTCCAGCGCCTCTACCCGCTGTTCGCCCCGGCCACGGAGGTGCGCGACGGCCTGCTCGCCATCGGCTTCCTGTCCATGGGCATGGGCAGCCTCATGGCCCTGGTGGCGGATCCGTTCAAGCGCGTGCTCGCGTACTCCACCATCGCGCAGTACGGCTACGCGCTGGTGCTGGTGGCGCTGGGCTCCGAGGGCGCGCCGCTCTACGTCGCCATCCACGCGCCGTGCAAGGCCGCCCTGTTCCTCACCGCGGGCGCCGTCACCCAGGTCACCGGCAAGAAGAAGCTGTCGGAGGTCAGCGGCCTGCGTCACTCGCTCCCCGTGCTCGCGGCCGCCAGCGCCGTGGCGGCGGCGGGGCTCTCCGCGCTGCCCCTCACCGTGGGCTTCTTCAAGGACGAGGTCTTCTTCCACGCGCTCGCGCGCAGGGGCCCCGCGTTCATGGCCGCCGGGCTCGTGGGCGCGGGCCTGACGCTCGCGTACACGCTGCGCCTGTGGTGGGGCCTCTTCGGAGGGCCGCGCCAGGACGCGCCCGCCGCGCCCCGGCTGCTCGTGGCCCCTGTCGTCGTGCTCGCGGCGGTCATCCTGCTGGGCGGCCTGGTGCCGGGGCTCCTCGTCGAACCCGCCCGCGCCGCGGCGGAGGCGATGCGCGGCGAGCCCTCCACGCTGGAGCTCGCGTACCACCTGGACGCGCGCGCGGAGAACCTGCTCGCCGTGGGGGCCTGGGCCCTGGGCGCGCTGCTCTTCGCCACGCGCCACGCCTGGACGCGCGCGCTCTCCCGGGGGCTGGCGGCCGGGTCCCGCGTGGGCGCCGAGCGCGGCTACCGCCTGCTGCTGCACCAGCTGGACCGGCTGTCCACGTGGCTGCACGAGAAGGAGGTGCGCGACCTGCGCGACCGGGTGGCGTCCGTGCTGGTGCCCACGGGCCTGCTGGGCCTGGCGGTGCTGGGCGTGACGCCGCTGCGCGACCGCTTCAAGGTGGGCCCGGTGGGCTGGGCGGACGTGACGCTGGTGATGGCGCTGGCCTTCGCGTCCGCCGCCGCGCTGGCCACGCTGCGCGCGAAGGGGCACCTGCGGCTGGTGCTGCTCATCTCCTGCGTGGGCTTCAGCCTGGCCATGGTGTTCGCCTTCGCCGCCGCGCCCGACGTGGCCCTCACCTCCGTGCTGGTGGAGACCACCTTCACGCTGCTCTTCGCGGGCCTCCTGGCCCTGCTCCCCCGGGCCCGCCTCGAGCGCGCCCAGCACGAGGCCCAGAACCCGCGCGGACGCGACCGCCTGGCCGCGGCGGTCGCGGGCGCGAGCGCCTTCCTGCTGAGCTGGAGCGCCCTGTCCCATCTGCACGCCGACCGCGTGGGTGCGCGCACGGTGCAACTGGCGGAGGCCGCGCACTCGCCCAACGTCGTGGCCGCGGTGCTCACGGACTTCCGGGGCCTGGACACGGTGGGGGAGATGAGCGTCGTGGTCGCGGCGCTCCTGGGCGTCACCAGCCTCTTGCGCCTGAAGGGGAGGCGCTGA
- a CDS encoding AAA family ATPase, protein MIASVRFEHFRCLLHVQLALEPMTVLVGPSGSGKTSLLEGLQHQLAYEPSDFWRRDESRPLRIEWTYAHGDRTRVEYPFSVMDTLPGQGHSTQQLSLSMEALREGGSSAKATWLERKGGNLASVFAALPMSTRDVISRELATRVPSLSDVDVSRDLEDRSFRLRFRDRWSPDVWFGPEHVSDGVLWLLAFLVLPYQRPLPELLTLDEPERALHPGLMREVLELLRAMTRGESTGGQPVQVVLATHSPDLLEHVRPEEVRLLSREPADGSVRVLPVPATALHWRRECRELLDTL, encoded by the coding sequence GTGATTGCCTCCGTTCGCTTCGAGCACTTCCGGTGCCTGCTCCACGTGCAGCTCGCCCTGGAGCCGATGACCGTCCTGGTGGGGCCCTCGGGCTCGGGGAAGACCTCCCTGCTGGAGGGGCTCCAGCATCAGCTCGCGTACGAGCCTTCGGACTTCTGGCGGCGGGATGAATCGCGTCCGCTGCGCATCGAGTGGACGTACGCGCACGGCGACCGCACGCGCGTGGAGTATCCGTTCAGCGTGATGGACACGCTGCCCGGCCAGGGCCACTCCACGCAGCAGTTGTCGTTGAGCATGGAGGCGCTGCGCGAGGGTGGCTCCTCCGCGAAGGCGACGTGGCTGGAGCGCAAGGGCGGCAACCTGGCGAGCGTCTTCGCGGCGCTGCCCATGTCCACGCGGGACGTCATCTCGCGGGAGCTGGCGACGCGCGTGCCGTCGTTGTCGGACGTGGACGTGTCGCGCGACCTGGAGGACCGCTCCTTCCGGCTGCGCTTCCGCGACCGCTGGAGCCCGGACGTGTGGTTCGGTCCCGAGCACGTCTCGGACGGGGTGCTGTGGCTGCTCGCGTTCCTGGTGCTGCCCTACCAGCGGCCGCTGCCGGAGCTGCTCACGCTGGACGAGCCGGAGCGCGCCCTGCACCCGGGCCTGATGCGCGAGGTGCTGGAGCTGCTGCGCGCCATGACGCGCGGTGAGTCCACGGGAGGCCAGCCGGTGCAGGTGGTGCTGGCCACGCACTCGCCGGACCTGCTGGAGCACGTGCGCCCGGAGGAGGTGCGCCTGCTGTCGCGCGAGCCCGCGGACGGCTCCGTGCGTGTCCTCCCCGTGCCCGCCACCGCGCTCCACTGGCGGCGCGAGTGCCGGGAGCTGCTGGACACGCTGTAG
- a CDS encoding DUF2254 domain-containing protein: protein MRLRSTRLAETLGTSYWLLPVLCVAAAIALSSGAEALDARLPQTEQAWYLFRGGPEGARSVLSTVASSMMTFSGLVFSVTILVLQQASNQYSPRILRTFLSDRQSQLTLGIFVGTFVYALLTLRGVRGTSEELHIQAHVPSLSVWLSLVLVLLSVGAFIFFIHHVAQSIRAVVILGRIHDETCATLERMYPEGVGQDTREPELQRPLAPPSLVVPHGKPSGVLVTVDESRLMACAKKADVMVGLVPRMGDFVPHGAPLFEVWGDAGKLDVKALTDAVGTGAERTLQQDTAFGFRQLVDVAERALSPGINDPTTAVQAIDPLHDLLRRMVQRRFPSPSRQDDAGTLRLLCPRPDWDTYVRLAVDEIRLFGAGDLQVARRLRFLVTDLLSVAPAFRREELERQLRLLDASIERSFQDASDAAMARRPSPQGHGPR, encoded by the coding sequence ATGCGACTGCGCTCCACGCGCCTCGCGGAGACCCTGGGCACGAGCTACTGGCTGCTCCCCGTCCTCTGCGTGGCGGCAGCCATCGCCCTGTCCTCCGGGGCGGAGGCGCTCGACGCGCGGCTGCCGCAGACGGAGCAGGCCTGGTACCTCTTCCGCGGCGGGCCCGAGGGCGCGCGCTCGGTGCTCTCCACCGTGGCGTCGTCGATGATGACGTTCTCCGGCCTCGTCTTCTCCGTCACCATCCTCGTGCTCCAGCAGGCCAGCAACCAGTACTCCCCCCGCATCCTGCGCACGTTCCTGAGCGACCGTCAGAGCCAGCTCACCCTGGGCATCTTCGTGGGCACCTTCGTCTACGCCCTGCTGACCCTGCGCGGCGTGCGGGGCACGTCCGAGGAGCTGCACATCCAGGCCCACGTGCCGTCGCTGTCCGTCTGGCTGTCGCTGGTGCTGGTGCTGCTCTCGGTGGGCGCGTTCATCTTCTTCATCCACCACGTCGCCCAGTCCATCCGCGCCGTCGTCATCCTGGGCCGCATCCACGACGAGACGTGCGCCACGCTGGAGCGGATGTATCCGGAAGGGGTGGGGCAGGACACGCGCGAGCCGGAGCTGCAGCGCCCCCTGGCACCGCCCTCGCTGGTGGTGCCGCACGGGAAGCCCTCCGGCGTGCTCGTCACGGTGGACGAGTCCCGGCTGATGGCCTGCGCGAAGAAGGCGGACGTGATGGTGGGCCTGGTGCCGAGGATGGGGGACTTCGTGCCGCACGGCGCGCCGCTCTTCGAAGTGTGGGGCGACGCAGGGAAGCTGGACGTGAAGGCCCTGACGGACGCGGTGGGCACGGGCGCGGAGCGCACGCTCCAGCAGGACACCGCGTTCGGCTTCCGCCAGCTCGTGGACGTGGCGGAGCGGGCCCTGTCTCCCGGCATCAACGACCCCACCACGGCGGTGCAGGCCATCGACCCGCTGCACGACCTGCTGCGCCGCATGGTGCAGCGGCGCTTCCCCTCGCCCTCGCGCCAGGACGACGCCGGCACGCTCCGGCTGCTGTGCCCCCGGCCGGACTGGGACACCTACGTGCGGCTCGCCGTGGATGAGATCCGCCTCTTCGGCGCGGGGGACCTCCAGGTGGCCCGGCGCCTGCGCTTCCTCGTGACGGACCTGCTGAGCGTGGCGCCGGCCTTCCGGCGGGAGGAGCTGGAGCGGCAGCTGCGCCTGCTGGACGCCAGCATCGAGCGCTCCTTCCAGGACGCGAGCGACGCCGCCATGGCCCGCCGCCCCAGCCCCCAGGGCCACGGCCCCAGGTGA
- a CDS encoding cytochrome C oxidase subunit IV family protein, with the protein MAEDAVEKPGRQLGVAGVLLVGGVLLALTALTYGLHTLPHGAWSLPVALLIAGAKGLLIALFYMHLREQRASNGLVLLTSVVFVAVLLAVCVLETRTRFRPTIPPGPFPVEALPGAMADPRSARPPEPAGPVNP; encoded by the coding sequence GTGGCCGAGGACGCGGTGGAGAAGCCCGGGCGTCAGCTGGGCGTGGCGGGGGTGCTGCTCGTGGGCGGGGTGCTGCTCGCGCTGACGGCGCTGACGTACGGGCTGCACACGCTGCCGCACGGCGCGTGGTCGCTGCCGGTGGCGCTGCTCATCGCGGGGGCGAAGGGGCTGCTCATCGCCCTGTTCTACATGCACCTGCGCGAGCAGCGCGCGAGCAACGGGCTGGTGCTGCTCACGTCGGTGGTGTTCGTGGCGGTGCTGCTGGCGGTGTGCGTGCTGGAGACGCGCACGCGCTTCCGGCCCACGATTCCACCGGGGCCGTTTCCGGTGGAGGCCCTGCCGGGAGCCATGGCGGACCCGAGGAGCGCGAGGCCGCCGGAGCCCGCGGGGCCGGTGAATCCATAG
- a CDS encoding cytochrome c oxidase subunit 3, with the protein MPPEAVTGHWGSEDARKQAAYLGMWVFIATEVLLFAGLFTAYGVYRSVYPEAFRAAQLTMEVGLGTLNTFLLVSSSILVALAVHAVRGARPGLGGALLLAAALLGVVFLAVKGVEYAHHVKEGGLPGDAYRFTEVPRVGASLFFTLYYLLTGFHALHVTVGVSVLTVLGVRSAAGAFGPEYATPVELGGMYWHLVDVIWLFVYPILYLS; encoded by the coding sequence ATGCCGCCTGAGGCCGTGACCGGGCACTGGGGCTCCGAGGACGCGCGCAAGCAGGCGGCGTACCTGGGCATGTGGGTCTTCATCGCGACGGAGGTGCTGCTGTTCGCGGGGCTGTTCACGGCCTATGGCGTGTATCGCTCGGTGTACCCGGAGGCGTTCCGCGCCGCGCAGCTCACGATGGAGGTGGGGCTGGGTACGCTGAACACGTTCCTGCTGGTGTCGAGCAGCATCCTGGTGGCGCTCGCGGTGCACGCGGTGCGGGGGGCCCGGCCGGGGCTGGGCGGCGCGCTGCTGCTGGCGGCGGCGCTGCTGGGCGTGGTGTTCCTGGCGGTGAAGGGCGTGGAGTACGCGCACCACGTGAAGGAGGGAGGGCTGCCGGGGGACGCGTACCGGTTCACGGAGGTGCCGCGCGTGGGGGCGAGCCTCTTCTTCACGCTGTACTACCTGCTGACGGGCTTCCACGCGCTGCACGTGACGGTGGGCGTGAGCGTGCTCACGGTGCTGGGCGTGCGGTCCGCGGCGGGGGCGTTCGGGCCGGAGTACGCGACGCCGGTGGAGCTGGGCGGCATGTACTGGCACCTGGTGGATGTCATCTGGCTGTTCGTCTATCCCATCCTGTACCTGTCATGA
- a CDS encoding cbb3-type cytochrome c oxidase subunit I: protein MSPPAAESYLSDGRTLWSWLTTHDHKRIGVMFLGLTLFFFLVGGLFALALRIELLTPGRTIMGHLAYNRMFTLHGVTMVWLFMIPAIPSAFGNFLVPLMIGARDVAFPRLNLASVYLYVLGASVTLWGMFEGGADTGWTFYTPYSTTTGTAVLPVLVGVFIIGFSTILTGLNFIATVHTLRAPGLTWMKVPLFVWAIYGTAIIQVLATPVLGMVLLLVALERVVGAGIFDPARGGDPILFQHLFWFYSHPAVYIMVLPSMGVISEAVSAFSRKNAFSYRMIVYSTLGIAFVGFFTWGHHMFASGQSTFGSGAFGAMSMLVAIFTAIKIFSWLGTLYRGSIAIESPLIYTLGFMFFLFFGGMIGVAYATTSLNLHWHDTYSVVAHFHFIMVGATVMAFLAALHYWFPKMFGRCFPAKLANGAAVLIIFGFIATFVPQFLLGNLGMPRRYADYPPHFQSLHVASTAGASLLAFGFVAIAFYLAWSLRHGAVAGDNPWGSEGFEWRSASPPPTHNFHVTPEYPTGPHEYAREEVPHAA from the coding sequence ATGTCCCCACCGGCCGCTGAGTCCTACCTGTCGGACGGGCGCACCCTGTGGTCGTGGCTCACGACGCACGACCACAAGCGCATCGGGGTGATGTTCCTGGGGCTGACGCTGTTCTTCTTCCTCGTGGGCGGCCTGTTCGCGCTGGCGCTGCGCATCGAGCTGCTCACGCCGGGCCGCACCATCATGGGGCACCTGGCGTACAACCGGATGTTCACGCTCCATGGCGTCACCATGGTGTGGCTGTTCATGATTCCGGCCATCCCGTCCGCCTTCGGCAACTTCCTGGTGCCGCTGATGATTGGCGCCAGGGACGTGGCCTTCCCCCGGCTCAACCTGGCGTCCGTGTACCTCTACGTGCTGGGCGCCAGCGTCACGCTGTGGGGCATGTTCGAGGGCGGCGCGGACACGGGCTGGACCTTCTACACGCCCTACAGCACCACGACGGGCACGGCGGTGCTGCCGGTGCTGGTGGGCGTGTTCATCATCGGGTTCTCCACCATCCTCACCGGGCTCAACTTCATCGCCACGGTGCACACGCTGCGCGCGCCGGGCCTCACGTGGATGAAGGTGCCGCTGTTCGTCTGGGCCATCTACGGCACTGCCATCATCCAGGTGCTGGCCACGCCGGTGCTGGGCATGGTGCTGCTGCTGGTGGCGCTGGAGCGGGTGGTGGGCGCGGGCATCTTCGACCCCGCGCGCGGAGGGGACCCCATCCTCTTCCAGCACCTGTTCTGGTTCTACAGCCACCCGGCCGTCTACATCATGGTGCTGCCGTCCATGGGCGTCATCAGCGAGGCGGTGAGCGCCTTCAGCCGCAAGAACGCCTTCAGCTACCGGATGATTGTCTACTCCACGCTGGGCATCGCGTTCGTGGGGTTCTTCACCTGGGGCCACCACATGTTCGCGTCCGGCCAGTCCACCTTCGGCTCCGGCGCGTTCGGCGCCATGTCCATGCTGGTGGCCATCTTCACGGCGATAAAAATCTTCTCCTGGCTGGGCACGCTCTACCGGGGCTCCATCGCCATCGAGTCGCCGCTCATCTACACGCTGGGGTTCATGTTCTTCCTCTTCTTCGGGGGGATGATTGGCGTGGCGTACGCGACCACGTCGTTGAACCTGCACTGGCACGACACGTACTCGGTGGTGGCGCACTTCCACTTCATCATGGTGGGGGCCACGGTGATGGCGTTCCTGGCGGCGCTGCACTACTGGTTCCCGAAGATGTTCGGGCGGTGCTTCCCCGCGAAGCTGGCCAACGGCGCGGCGGTGTTGATCATCTTCGGCTTCATCGCCACGTTCGTGCCGCAGTTCCTCCTGGGGAACCTGGGGATGCCCCGGCGGTACGCGGACTATCCGCCGCATTTCCAGTCGCTGCACGTGGCGTCCACGGCGGGCGCGTCCCTGCTGGCGTTCGGGTTCGTGGCCATCGCGTTCTACCTGGCGTGGAGCCTGCGCCACGGCGCGGTCGCGGGGGACAACCCCTGGGGCAGCGAGGGCTTCGAGTGGAGGAGCGCCTCCCCGCCGCCCACGCACAACTTCCACGTCACGCCCGAGTACCCCACCGGCCCGCACGAGTACGCGCGGGAGGAGGTGCCGCATGCCGCCTGA
- the coxB gene encoding cytochrome c oxidase subunit II gives MNELLRRLFFLPEQGSTFAVKVDHLHFVLLLTTLAVAVGIGAVGLFFLVRYRRRTASDATPRVVAAPWMEGLFIGVPLSLFLLWFVLGFQQFVWVMSPPQDSLDVYVTGKQWMWKFTYPGGPSAIDTLVVPAGRPVRLLLTSRDVIHSFYVPDFRMKRDAVPGRYTDLWFEAPKPGRHQVLCAEYCGLDHSVMRGEVVVLSPSDFDAWQDAQRRNLPVAALPGARTPESMAVRGERVAAAQGCLQCHTVTGAPHIGPTWLGLYGRREPLEGGGAVLADEAYLTESMMDPLAKVVAGYAPVMPGYHGRLSAEDSGALVEFIKSLRPLRPGVTAAEEPVYVPTGR, from the coding sequence ATGAACGAGCTGCTGCGCCGCCTCTTCTTCCTCCCGGAGCAGGGCTCCACCTTCGCCGTGAAGGTGGACCACCTGCACTTCGTCCTGCTGCTCACCACGCTCGCGGTGGCGGTGGGCATTGGCGCCGTCGGCCTCTTCTTCCTGGTGCGCTACCGCCGGCGCACGGCGTCGGACGCCACGCCGCGCGTGGTGGCGGCCCCGTGGATGGAGGGGCTGTTCATCGGCGTGCCGCTGTCGCTGTTCCTGCTCTGGTTCGTCCTGGGCTTCCAGCAGTTCGTCTGGGTGATGAGCCCGCCCCAGGACTCGCTGGACGTGTACGTCACCGGCAAGCAGTGGATGTGGAAGTTCACCTATCCCGGGGGCCCCAGCGCCATCGACACGCTGGTGGTGCCCGCGGGCCGACCCGTGCGGCTGCTGCTCACCTCGCGCGACGTCATCCACTCCTTCTACGTGCCGGACTTCCGCATGAAGCGCGACGCGGTGCCCGGCCGCTACACCGACCTCTGGTTCGAGGCGCCGAAGCCCGGCCGCCACCAGGTGCTGTGCGCGGAGTACTGCGGGCTGGACCACTCGGTGATGCGCGGCGAGGTGGTGGTGCTGTCGCCCTCGGACTTCGACGCGTGGCAGGACGCGCAGCGCCGCAACCTCCCCGTGGCCGCGCTGCCCGGCGCCCGCACCCCGGAGTCCATGGCCGTGCGGGGGGAGCGCGTCGCCGCCGCGCAGGGCTGCCTGCAATGCCACACGGTGACGGGCGCGCCGCACATCGGCCCCACGTGGCTGGGGCTGTACGGCCGGCGGGAGCCGCTGGAGGGCGGCGGCGCCGTGCTCGCGGACGAGGCGTACCTCACCGAGTCCATGATGGATCCGCTGGCGAAGGTGGTGGCCGGCTACGCGCCCGTGATGCCGGGCTACCACGGCCGGCTGAGCGCGGAGGACTCCGGCGCGCTCGTGGAGTTCATCAAGTCCCTGCGTCCCCTGCGCCCGGGCGTCACCGCGGCCGAGGAGCCCGTCTATGTCCCCACCGGCCGCTGA
- a CDS encoding c-type cytochrome codes for MTRWALLALLGGVAACDDTDPMASQPRAEAFKASAFFEDGRAMRPLVPGTVAQEWRNQEDPASSQGLTAEGRWLQAVPVPLTRALLEEGRTAYETWCAVCHGLTGDGDAIVARKMPQRRPPGLFVPHDHAGQVVYGVAEGEAPYTGTQAVTARVGPDAFPLPRRVDDEGAVRDTADAGRPGAPGPGVTVSAADAARAREHALVGPRGLAMEGRLNERSTTGALPHPQGFYFEVISHGFGVMPAYGPQLTPQERWAVVAYLRALGRSQRAPLTAAPPEVQARLRQEVGSP; via the coding sequence ATGACGCGCTGGGCGCTCCTGGCGCTGCTGGGCGGGGTGGCCGCGTGTGACGACACGGACCCCATGGCGTCGCAGCCGCGCGCGGAGGCGTTCAAGGCGAGCGCGTTCTTCGAGGACGGCCGCGCCATGCGGCCCCTGGTGCCGGGGACGGTGGCGCAGGAGTGGCGCAATCAGGAGGACCCGGCCTCCAGCCAGGGGCTGACGGCGGAGGGACGGTGGCTTCAGGCCGTGCCGGTGCCGCTCACCCGGGCGCTGCTGGAGGAGGGGCGCACGGCCTATGAGACCTGGTGCGCGGTGTGCCACGGGCTGACGGGAGATGGGGACGCCATCGTGGCCAGGAAGATGCCGCAGCGCCGGCCGCCCGGGCTGTTCGTGCCGCACGACCACGCGGGACAGGTGGTCTACGGCGTCGCGGAGGGCGAAGCCCCGTACACGGGCACGCAGGCCGTGACCGCGAGGGTGGGGCCGGACGCGTTCCCGCTGCCCAGGAGGGTGGACGACGAGGGCGCCGTGAGGGACACGGCCGACGCGGGGCGGCCCGGAGCGCCGGGCCCCGGGGTGACGGTCAGCGCCGCGGACGCGGCCCGGGCCCGGGAGCACGCGCTCGTCGGACCGCGAGGACTCGCGATGGAGGGGCGGCTCAATGAGCGCTCCACGACGGGAGCGCTGCCGCACCCGCAGGGCTTCTACTTCGAGGTCATCTCCCACGGCTTCGGCGTGATGCCCGCCTACGGCCCGCAGCTCACGCCCCAGGAGCGCTGGGCCGTGGTCGCGTACCTGCGCGCCCTGGGCCGCAGCCAGAGAGCACCGCTCACCGCCGCTCCCCCCGAAGTGCAGGCAAGGCTGCGCCAGGAGGTTGGATCACCATGA
- a CDS encoding DUF3341 domain-containing protein, producing the protein MSRHWVLGEFASSDALVAALKALRERGFEQLDAHTPFPVEETFEALGLKRSRLPLLALGAGLGGAVFAYVTQWFTNAVDYPLDVGGRPLHSVPTNLPITFELAVLSAALMVFGALMVLFGFPHVTHPVFDVESFRSASVDGFWASVAVDGDDAPRVEAALRELGARQVSVVAEGAR; encoded by the coding sequence ATGAGCCGCCACTGGGTGCTGGGAGAGTTCGCGTCCAGCGACGCGCTGGTGGCCGCGCTGAAGGCCCTGCGGGAGAGGGGCTTCGAGCAGCTGGACGCGCACACGCCGTTCCCGGTGGAGGAGACGTTCGAGGCGCTGGGGCTGAAGCGCTCGAGGTTGCCGCTGCTGGCGCTGGGCGCGGGGCTGGGGGGCGCGGTGTTCGCGTACGTGACGCAGTGGTTCACCAACGCGGTGGACTATCCGTTGGACGTGGGCGGCCGGCCGCTGCACAGCGTGCCCACGAACCTGCCCATCACGTTCGAACTGGCCGTGCTGAGCGCGGCGCTGATGGTCTTCGGCGCGCTGATGGTGCTCTTCGGCTTCCCGCACGTGACGCACCCGGTGTTCGACGTGGAGTCCTTCCGCAGCGCGTCCGTGGACGGCTTCTGGGCCAGCGTCGCGGTGGACGGCGATGACGCGCCGCGGGTGGAGGCCGCGCTGCGCGAGCTGGGCGCGCGGCAGGTGTCGGTGGTGGCGGAGGGGGCGCGATGA